A single region of the Oryzias latipes chromosome 19, ASM223467v1 genome encodes:
- the LOC101165847 gene encoding ataxin-7-like protein 3 isoform X2 has product MKMEDCSVSSLDNSKLEGLAQDILSELVEDACLGLCFEVHRAVKQGYFFLDDTDQESMRDFEIVDQPGLDVFGQVYNQWKNKECVCPNCSRSIAASRFAPHLEKCLGMGRNSSRIANRRIVTGNNTNNKSESDQEDNDDVNDNDWSYGAEKKAKKRKSDKNPNSPRRSKSFKHKSRAEGSGLDLQPF; this is encoded by the exons ATGAAAATGGAGGATTGTTCTGTGTCCAGCCTGGACAACAGCAAGCTGGAG GGCCTGGCTCAGGACATCCTGTCTGAGCTGGTAGAAGATGCATGTTTGGGTCTTTGCTTTGAGGTCCATCGGGCTGTTAAGCAGGGCTATTTTTTCCTGGATGACACGGACCAAGAAAGCATGAGGGACTTTG AAATTGTGGACCAGCCAGGACTGGATGTTTTTGGCCAGGTGTACAATCAGTGGAAAAACAAGGAGTGTGTTTGTCCCAACTGCAGCCGAAGTATCGCAGCTTCACGATTTGCCCCGCACCTGGAGAAATGCCTGGGAATGGGGCGGAACAGTAGCCGCATAGCCAACCGCAG aatagTAACTGGTAACAACACCAACAACAAGTCAGAAAGTGACCAAGAGGATAATGATGACGTCAATGATAATGACTGGTCTTACGGCGCAGAAAAGAAAG caaagaaaaggaaatctgATAAG aatcCAAACTCGCCAAGAAGATCTAAATCCTTCAAGCATAAAAGCA GAGCTGAGGGTTCTGGCCTGGATCTGcaaccattttaa
- the LOC101165847 gene encoding ataxin-7-like protein 3 isoform X1, translated as MKMEDCSVSSLDNSKLEGLAQDILSELVEDACLGLCFEVHRAVKQGYFFLDDTDQESMRDFEIVDQPGLDVFGQVYNQWKNKECVCPNCSRSIAASRFAPHLEKCLGMGRNSSRIANRRIVTGNNTNNKSESDQEDNDDVNDNDWSYGAEKKAKKRKSDKNPNSPRRSKSFKHKSSMMGPRRRLDNQESPRMLMKDEAFSQ; from the exons ATGAAAATGGAGGATTGTTCTGTGTCCAGCCTGGACAACAGCAAGCTGGAG GGCCTGGCTCAGGACATCCTGTCTGAGCTGGTAGAAGATGCATGTTTGGGTCTTTGCTTTGAGGTCCATCGGGCTGTTAAGCAGGGCTATTTTTTCCTGGATGACACGGACCAAGAAAGCATGAGGGACTTTG AAATTGTGGACCAGCCAGGACTGGATGTTTTTGGCCAGGTGTACAATCAGTGGAAAAACAAGGAGTGTGTTTGTCCCAACTGCAGCCGAAGTATCGCAGCTTCACGATTTGCCCCGCACCTGGAGAAATGCCTGGGAATGGGGCGGAACAGTAGCCGCATAGCCAACCGCAG aatagTAACTGGTAACAACACCAACAACAAGTCAGAAAGTGACCAAGAGGATAATGATGACGTCAATGATAATGACTGGTCTTACGGCGCAGAAAAGAAAG caaagaaaaggaaatctgATAAG aatcCAAACTCGCCAAGAAGATCTAAATCCTTCAAGCATAAAAGCA GCATGATGGGCCCCAGACGCCGTTTGGACAACCAGGAGAGCCCACGCATGCTGATGAAAGACGAGGCGTTCTCTCAATAA